In Paenibacillus larvae subsp. larvae, the following proteins share a genomic window:
- a CDS encoding cyclic lactone autoinducer peptide, with protein sequence MKLIKLPWKALSMMAGLFAFIGANTRCWWIAHQPEVPEELHKLRKF encoded by the coding sequence ATGAAGCTTATTAAATTACCTTGGAAAGCGCTAAGCATGATGGCAGGACTTTTTGCTTTCATTGGAGCAAATACAAGGTGTTGGTGGATTGCCCATCAACCCGAGGTTCCCGAAGAGCTGCATAAATTACGCAAATTCTAA
- a CDS encoding accessory gene regulator B family protein: MMANIVNKITLKIFQQGVVDEENLPIIRYGLQAIIEVSIIVATMLTISISFGRIIEAAAWMGTIILCRSFGGGYHAKTFKSCYFISVGAFILTLVVVDIMPCRLFMPVTIACFMISIILFIHSYITAKQIRGLGIIDHLFYKVSMSIYICYYFFIIFMISLEIINSVVVASLFGFIISQLSIESNS; this comes from the coding sequence ATGATGGCAAACATTGTGAATAAAATCACGTTAAAAATCTTTCAACAAGGTGTTGTGGACGAAGAGAATTTGCCGATTATTCGCTATGGATTGCAAGCGATAATTGAAGTTTCGATTATAGTGGCAACTATGCTGACGATTTCTATATCATTCGGTCGGATAATTGAAGCCGCAGCTTGGATGGGGACCATTATCTTATGCAGAAGTTTTGGAGGAGGCTATCACGCCAAGACCTTTAAAAGCTGTTATTTCATATCTGTCGGCGCTTTTATACTGACTTTGGTAGTGGTGGATATAATGCCCTGCCGGTTGTTCATGCCTGTGACTATTGCTTGTTTCATGATTTCTATTATTCTCTTTATTCATTCGTACATTACTGCCAAACAAATCAGGGGGCTTGGGATAATTGATCATCTTTTTTACAAAGTGAGCATGAGCATATATATTTGCTATTACTTTTTCATCATTTTCATGATTTCACTGGAAATAATCAATTCGGTAGTCGTTGCAAGTTTATTTGGATTTATTATTTCTCAATTATCGATTGAATCAAATTCATAA
- a CDS encoding LytR/AlgR family response regulator transcription factor, with protein sequence MAVCDDEEEIHQQLQQFFSQFSENESYTFEVNYFYSGEALLQYYKEYGRYTFHFLILDVEMKGMNGIETALKIRSLPDKDVQIIFLTSYPQYMIDSFNVQPFQYLIKPVSYERFETQIAKLCDYIHSVIQRYVVVKTNTEQIVLRASDIIAIEKVDKKHLELITMEQRFAAVSTLAEFSIKLDASFYQIYRSIIINLEHVHKFTATTVVMSNKDKFPLGRSKGKGIKEAYARYRIAQFNERG encoded by the coding sequence GTGGCAGTCTGTGATGATGAAGAAGAAATTCATCAGCAATTGCAGCAGTTTTTTTCGCAGTTCTCGGAAAACGAATCCTATACTTTTGAGGTTAACTACTTTTATTCAGGAGAGGCATTGCTTCAGTACTATAAAGAATACGGTCGATATACCTTCCATTTTCTCATCCTGGATGTGGAAATGAAAGGCATGAACGGAATCGAAACCGCCCTAAAAATCCGTTCCCTACCCGATAAGGATGTACAGATTATTTTTTTGACCAGTTACCCGCAATACATGATCGACAGCTTTAATGTGCAGCCCTTTCAGTATCTGATCAAACCCGTTTCCTATGAACGGTTTGAAACTCAAATCGCAAAGTTATGCGATTATATTCATTCCGTGATCCAACGTTATGTTGTTGTTAAGACGAACACGGAACAAATTGTCCTAAGAGCTTCCGATATTATTGCTATTGAAAAAGTGGACAAAAAACATTTGGAACTTATTACAATGGAACAACGCTTTGCTGCCGTTTCCACATTAGCAGAATTTTCAATCAAGCTGGATGCTTCATTTTATCAGATTTATCGTTCTATCATCATTAACCTGGAACATGTCCATAAGTTTACAGCCACAACTGTCGTCATGTCCAATAAAGACAAATTTCCGCTTGGGCGTTCTAAAGGGAAAGGGATCAAAGAGGCGTATGCCCGGTACAGGATTGCCCAATTTAACGAAAGAGGATAA
- a CDS encoding ATP-binding protein, producing MHDGLFIGTTLLELVLLHCYFAVLFYAPDKSKRVIGINYAAAGGMLFFSSVSFFPPLVTGLLSIGSAFLVSLLYPARMKTRLVFSVLYLLLGFIAELLSFYFISLFQNLKGEMDLTTLETRLLLLLVSSCLMLLFILILRFIKWKKYDYKLRLVYYFIITLMLLFSLLILNTLFFYAQRNWFNLLSIVGVLCINMLTFFLFDRMTEKYRLADENYQLQKQMDYQDNSYEKTAHSFKSIKRIIHDTKKQLVFIRACIQEQRLQEAIVHINQTLEHMNAAYLRITTGNLVIDALVSHALNIANDNGIALKHDIRITASDIRLDRYDLCMVIGNVLDNAIEAVRLVPNKEDKFIHLRMSSNSHSLFIHVVNSRLEQNQPNQRTLKDNPDFHGFGLTNIQRVAEKYGGYLQTKAGNRQFETSIMLPLSDEISPTI from the coding sequence ATGCATGATGGATTATTCATTGGAACAACTCTGCTGGAGTTAGTTTTGCTTCACTGTTACTTTGCTGTCCTGTTTTACGCTCCCGATAAAAGTAAGCGGGTCATTGGAATTAACTATGCAGCAGCCGGGGGCATGCTGTTTTTCTCCTCCGTTTCATTCTTTCCTCCCCTTGTCACCGGATTGTTATCCATTGGGAGCGCCTTTCTTGTCTCCCTTCTGTATCCGGCCCGGATGAAAACCCGGCTGGTTTTTTCCGTGTTGTACCTCCTCCTTGGTTTCATCGCGGAACTGCTGTCATTCTATTTCATATCTCTGTTCCAGAATTTGAAAGGTGAAATGGATTTGACCACGTTGGAGACCCGGCTATTGCTTCTGCTTGTCTCTTCCTGCCTTATGCTTCTTTTCATTCTCATCCTTCGCTTTATCAAATGGAAGAAGTACGATTACAAGTTAAGATTGGTCTATTATTTTATCATCACGTTGATGCTTTTGTTTAGCCTTCTAATTTTAAACACCCTGTTTTTCTATGCGCAGAGAAATTGGTTTAACCTTTTGTCTATCGTAGGCGTTCTCTGTATCAACATGCTCACCTTTTTTCTGTTTGATAGAATGACTGAAAAATATCGGCTGGCTGATGAAAATTACCAATTACAAAAGCAGATGGATTATCAGGATAACAGCTATGAGAAAACGGCACATTCTTTTAAAAGTATCAAACGAATCATCCATGATACGAAAAAACAATTGGTGTTCATTCGCGCCTGCATTCAGGAGCAGCGCCTACAGGAAGCAATCGTACATATCAATCAAACGCTGGAGCACATGAATGCCGCTTATTTGCGCATTACTACGGGAAACCTTGTGATTGACGCTCTAGTCAGCCATGCGCTTAATATCGCAAATGACAACGGAATTGCCTTGAAACACGACATCCGCATTACCGCTTCAGATATCCGCCTGGATCGTTATGATTTATGCATGGTCATAGGTAATGTGTTGGACAATGCCATTGAAGCCGTTCGCCTCGTTCCCAACAAGGAAGACAAGTTTATCCATTTGCGCATGTCCTCTAATTCCCACTCTTTGTTTATTCATGTGGTGAATTCGCGGCTGGAACAAAACCAGCCGAATCAGCGCACTCTCAAAGACAATCCCGACTTTCACGGATTCGGGTTAACCAATATTCAACGGGTAGCGGAAAAATATGGCGGCTATCTCCAAACAAAAGCCGGAAATAGACAATTCGAGACCAGCATCATGCTTCCTTTATCAGATGAAATAAGCCCGACAATATGA
- a CDS encoding ParA family protein yields the protein MRNATTITIANQKGGTGKTTTAYNLNLCLIQ from the coding sequence ATGAGAAACGCTACGACTATAACCATTGCTAATCAAAAAGGTGGAACCGGAAAAACGACCACCGCCTACAACTTAAACTTATGCCTTATCCAATGA
- a CDS encoding DUF6133 family protein, giving the protein MKQWLKKKIMGAVIGTKQAVNNRRGEGFLDTAVKILMAVVIGALVLAGLYMLFGDTILPTLKQRIQDMFNYKE; this is encoded by the coding sequence ATGAAGCAATGGCTGAAAAAGAAAATCATGGGTGCAGTAATCGGAACCAAGCAAGCGGTAAACAACCGCCGCGGAGAAGGGTTTCTCGATACGGCGGTTAAAATCCTGATGGCCGTCGTCATCGGAGCGCTGGTATTGGCTGGGCTGTACATGCTGTTTGGCGATACCATTCTGCCGACGCTGAAGCAACGCATTCAAGATATGTTCAACTATAAAGAGTAA
- a CDS encoding conjugal transfer protein TrbL family protein, whose protein sequence is MLLIVAILNGALIYMDTLLKDIISISLYADRYMTLSTGVDLAESLYEILFSFGIALMILKFPKKRI, encoded by the coding sequence TTGTTGCTTATTGTCGCGATCCTGAACGGCGCTCTCATCTACATGGATACGCTGTTAAAGGACATCATTTCGATTTCCCTGTATGCGGATCGCTATATGACGCTTTCGACCGGCGTGGATCTTGCCGAAAGTCTGTACGAAATCCTGTTCAGCTTTGGCATCGCGCTGATGATTCTTAAATTTCCAAAAAAAAGGATTTGA
- a CDS encoding RcpC/CpaB family pilus assembly protein: protein MKSLAAGLSGKLQPGDIVSLIAADYSDLHTTIMPPELQYVEVLSVTTSSGLDAQAKSEKQADTDEKELPSTLTLLVLPHHADFFGPPVPSSALHHRRGFSRRAYTGNRSSPRARRPYPSDTVTCTSPAVRLCLAP, encoded by the coding sequence ATCAAAAGCCTCGCAGCAGGCTTATCGGGCAAGCTTCAACCCGGCGATATTGTAAGCCTGATCGCTGCCGACTACAGCGATCTTCACACAACGATAATGCCCCCGGAGCTGCAATATGTAGAGGTGCTGTCAGTGACGACCAGCAGCGGACTGGATGCTCAAGCCAAATCGGAGAAACAAGCAGACACGGACGAGAAGGAACTGCCTTCCACGCTTACCTTACTTGTATTGCCACACCATGCGGATTTCTTCGGGCCTCCGGTGCCGTCTTCAGCGCTTCATCATCGCCGCGGATTCTCCCGCCGCGCGTACACAGGTAATCGTAGTTCACCACGAGCCAGACGTCCATACCCGTCCGATACAGTTACATGTACGAGTCCGGCTGTACGGCTTTGCCTAGCTCCTTGA
- the abc-f gene encoding ribosomal protection-like ABC-F family protein has translation MSLINVTNLTFAYDGSYDNIFENVSFQINTDCKLGFTGRNGRGKTTFLNLLLGKYDYSGTISANISFEYFPFHVEHKGFNTLDVIDEIYPDYEHWQIVRELSLLKVSEDVLYRPFETMSNGEQTKVLLATLFLKENSFLLIDEPTNHLDIHARKLVSDYLKTKNGFILVSHDRAFLDDCVDHILSINKTHIEVQKGNFSDWWENKQRQDKYELAENDKLRKDIKRLSEASKRTSSWSHEVEKTKNGTRNSGSKVDKGYIGHKAAKMMKRSKSIEQRQQSAIEESSKLLKNIESSKSLKITQLAYNKKQMVELENVSIHYGEHTVCNDVTFTVEQGERFTLVGPNGSGKTSILKLILGEEIPYTGTFRKGSQLKISYVAQDTSHLQGNLSDYASRNEIDESLFKAILRKLDFSRIQFEKDMSSFSSGQKKKVLIAKSLCEKAHLHIWDEPLNFIDVISRVQIEELLLEYSPTILFIEHDSEFCKNIATKIVKL, from the coding sequence ATGTCTTTAATCAATGTGACCAACCTGACTTTTGCTTATGACGGTAGCTACGACAACATCTTCGAAAACGTTAGCTTTCAAATTAATACCGATTGCAAATTGGGTTTTACTGGAAGGAACGGTAGAGGTAAAACCACGTTTCTTAACCTGCTGCTTGGTAAATACGATTATAGCGGAACCATTTCAGCAAATATCAGCTTTGAATACTTCCCTTTCCATGTTGAACACAAGGGATTTAATACCCTGGACGTTATTGATGAAATTTATCCTGACTATGAGCATTGGCAGATCGTACGCGAGCTATCGTTGCTGAAGGTGTCAGAGGATGTATTGTATCGGCCATTTGAAACCATGTCAAACGGGGAGCAAACGAAAGTATTACTAGCAACCTTGTTTTTGAAGGAAAACAGTTTCCTGCTTATCGATGAACCAACTAATCATTTGGACATTCACGCACGGAAGCTGGTCAGCGATTATCTAAAAACCAAGAATGGATTTATTTTGGTTTCACATGATCGCGCATTTCTAGATGACTGCGTGGACCACATTCTTTCGATAAACAAAACTCATATTGAGGTCCAGAAAGGTAATTTCTCGGACTGGTGGGAGAATAAACAAAGGCAAGATAAATATGAGCTAGCCGAGAACGACAAGCTGCGAAAAGACATTAAACGACTGTCCGAAGCCTCAAAGAGAACAAGTAGCTGGTCGCACGAAGTAGAGAAAACAAAAAACGGCACTCGCAATTCCGGCTCGAAAGTCGATAAAGGATATATCGGACACAAGGCCGCCAAAATGATGAAACGTTCCAAATCGATTGAGCAGAGACAGCAATCCGCGATTGAGGAAAGTTCCAAACTCTTGAAAAATATTGAAAGCTCAAAAAGTCTGAAAATCACTCAGCTTGCTTATAATAAAAAGCAGATGGTGGAATTAGAGAATGTTTCAATCCACTACGGTGAACACACGGTTTGCAACGATGTAACTTTTACCGTTGAACAAGGGGAGCGATTTACACTTGTGGGTCCAAACGGTTCGGGAAAAACAAGTATTCTTAAGCTAATTCTTGGTGAGGAAATCCCTTATACGGGAACGTTTCGCAAAGGTAGTCAACTAAAAATCTCGTACGTGGCACAAGATACCTCACATCTACAAGGCAACTTATCAGATTATGCGAGTCGGAACGAGATCGATGAGAGCTTGTTCAAAGCGATTTTAAGGAAACTCGATTTTTCGCGCATACAATTTGAAAAAGATATGTCTTCATTCAGCAGCGGACAGAAAAAGAAGGTGTTGATCGCAAAGAGCTTATGCGAGAAGGCTCATCTCCATATATGGGACGAACCGTTAAACTTTATTGACGTCATTTCTCGTGTACAGATCGAAGAACTATTGCTGGAATATTCTCCGACAATACTTTTTATAGAGCATGATAGCGAATTTTGTAAAAATATCGCCACCAAAATCGTGAAACTGTAA
- a CDS encoding RNA-guided endonuclease InsQ/TnpB family protein: protein MQALTVKIRIFPDQPAILRQLGNEYIRVVNQLTKRAEQLGAFPKMTTKDVETVLPSAVCNQAIRDAKSVFSKIKKLGVRPILKKSVYFVNNQNYTVSENTVAFPIVVDKKTKKTAFRATATSRDMELLRKAKLGLMRIIEKSGKWYAQISIEVPTSVTNNENIMGIDLGLKVPAVSVTSTGKTRFFGNGRENKYIRRKYQQRRRKLGKLKKLSAIRKPGNKEQRWMKDQNHKISRQIVDTAIQENVSIIKLERLENIRKTARTSRKNAKNLHSWTFYQLQQFISYKANLVGIKIVEVNPAYTSQTCPACAEKNKAKDRGYECSCGFNAHRDRVGAINIMNQPVADGNSLSA from the coding sequence ATGCAAGCTTTAACCGTTAAGATACGCATATTTCCTGATCAACCAGCCATTCTACGTCAATTGGGAAATGAGTACATTCGGGTAGTCAATCAATTAACCAAACGGGCTGAACAATTAGGGGCATTTCCGAAAATGACTACAAAAGATGTAGAAACAGTTCTTCCGTCTGCCGTTTGTAATCAAGCGATTCGTGATGCCAAAAGTGTTTTCAGTAAAATCAAGAAACTTGGTGTTCGTCCAATTCTTAAAAAATCTGTATATTTCGTTAACAATCAAAACTACACAGTATCCGAAAATACAGTTGCGTTTCCTATCGTTGTAGATAAAAAGACGAAGAAAACAGCGTTTCGGGCTACAGCGACTAGCAGAGATATGGAACTGTTAAGAAAAGCCAAACTTGGATTGATGCGTATTATCGAAAAGTCAGGAAAATGGTACGCTCAAATTTCAATAGAAGTACCTACAAGCGTAACAAACAACGAAAACATCATGGGTATTGATCTTGGTTTGAAAGTTCCCGCTGTTTCTGTAACTTCTACGGGTAAAACCCGATTCTTTGGAAACGGCAGAGAAAACAAGTACATACGAAGAAAGTACCAACAACGCAGACGTAAATTAGGTAAACTCAAAAAATTGTCTGCCATTCGTAAGCCAGGTAATAAAGAGCAACGTTGGATGAAAGATCAAAATCATAAGATTAGTCGGCAAATTGTCGATACAGCCATTCAGGAAAATGTGTCCATAATCAAGCTTGAACGACTGGAGAATATTCGCAAGACGGCAAGAACAAGCCGCAAAAACGCAAAGAATCTGCATAGTTGGACTTTTTATCAGCTTCAACAATTCATCTCCTACAAAGCAAACCTAGTCGGCATAAAGATTGTGGAGGTAAATCCTGCCTACACTTCTCAAACATGTCCTGCCTGTGCGGAGAAGAACAAAGCGAAAGACAGAGGGTACGAATGTTCATGCGGATTCAACGCTCATCGAGATCGGGTTGGAGCGATCAATATCATGAATCAACCTGTGGCAGATGGTAACAGTCTGTCAGCCTAA
- the tnpA gene encoding IS200/IS605 family transposase, which yields MQEYRRTATTVSLINYHFVFYPRYRRKVLVKQVEIRFKELLAEICHQNSWFIVAMEVMPDHVHLFLNGLPTDSPSDVMAKVKGVTPRILRQEFKHLAHLPSLWTRSFFVSTAGNVSSETVKRYAQEQKKRG from the coding sequence ATGCAAGAATATAGACGTACAGCTACAACAGTATCTCTCATTAACTATCATTTTGTTTTCTACCCTCGTTATCGAAGAAAAGTGTTAGTAAAACAAGTGGAAATTCGATTCAAGGAGCTATTGGCTGAAATATGCCATCAGAATAGCTGGTTTATTGTGGCAATGGAAGTTATGCCCGATCATGTCCATCTGTTCCTGAATGGTCTTCCCACCGATTCTCCATCAGACGTAATGGCAAAAGTGAAGGGAGTGACCCCTCGAATATTAAGGCAAGAGTTCAAGCATCTTGCTCATTTGCCTAGTCTGTGGACACGTTCTTTTTTCGTTAGTACAGCAGGAAACGTATCAAGCGAAACAGTAAAGCGTTATGCCCAAGAACAAAAGAAAAGGGGGTGA
- a CDS encoding tyrosine-type recombinase/integrase, which translates to MRLIRFHDLRHSYASLLLANGVSMKEIQEWLGLRHFSTTANIYAHLDYSSKISSAQVMSAS; encoded by the coding sequence ATGCGCCTGATTCGTTTTCACGATCTTCGACACAGTTATGCCAGCCTATTGCTGGCGAACGGTGTAAGCATGAAGGAGATTCAAGAATGGCTCGGTCTTAGACATTTCTCCACTACAGCTAATATTTACGCTCATTTGGATTACAGTTCCAAGATTTCTTCTGCCCAGGTAATGAGTGCCAGCTAA
- a CDS encoding adenosylcobinamide amidohydrolase, with translation MRSSYRIPGITVQICGDAFPYLYWESESPMRSLSSSIWGGGVGEKKYIVNRQVTKGYNCDEPLEEMAVFFEHEGINGTQAAGFLTAARVKDFGFASLVWPPEALERGLEPELAVSAWATAGFSNKARAGLRVPEEVLFPGTINIVVIVDAQIGDAVLAGAFITATEAKTAALQDLGITVEGGLSATGTTTDAVPCCSNRKGPILYLYGNGYPARSFNRTGRL, from the coding sequence ATGCGGTCATCTTACCGGATTCCGGGAATAACTGTGCAAATTTGCGGGGACGCCTTTCCTTATTTGTATTGGGAAAGTGAAAGCCCGATGCGTTCCCTCAGTTCGTCCATCTGGGGCGGGGGAGTTGGAGAAAAGAAATATATTGTAAACAGGCAGGTCACAAAGGGGTATAACTGTGATGAACCTCTTGAAGAGATGGCCGTCTTTTTTGAACATGAAGGCATAAACGGTACCCAGGCCGCCGGCTTCTTAACGGCTGCCCGGGTCAAGGATTTCGGGTTTGCTTCTTTAGTCTGGCCTCCGGAAGCCCTGGAACGCGGACTGGAACCGGAATTAGCTGTCTCAGCCTGGGCAACGGCCGGGTTCAGCAATAAGGCAAGAGCGGGCTTAAGGGTCCCTGAAGAGGTCCTTTTTCCCGGTACGATCAATATTGTTGTGATTGTTGACGCACAGATAGGGGACGCGGTATTGGCCGGTGCCTTCATTACGGCGACAGAAGCGAAGACAGCCGCCCTTCAGGATTTGGGTATAACCGTTGAGGGAGGGTTATCCGCTACCGGCACAACTACGGATGCAGTTCCTTGTTGCAGCAACAGGAAGGGGCCGATATTGTACCTATACGGGAACGGCTACCCGGCTAGGTCATTTAATCGGACGGGCCGTTTATGA
- a CDS encoding helix-turn-helix domain-containing protein has product MSKRSPTSLEVKLRVVKRCLQNETNPSYEAKQLGIDKNTVTDWVRKYKADGLDGLKESRGCKAYSEDLQLAAIRDVLSGSHSIREATKKYHISSKSVLTRWISKYTNGVEIKSTRKVSRMNKGRKTTFEERIEIAQYTIANDLDYQKSMEKYDVSYSQVYAWVRKYKSGGEEALKDNRGRNKPAEELDDHEQL; this is encoded by the coding sequence ATGTCCAAAAGGAGTCCAACTTCTTTAGAGGTAAAGCTACGTGTCGTAAAGCGATGTCTTCAGAATGAGACAAACCCAAGTTATGAGGCGAAACAGCTGGGAATAGACAAAAACACGGTAACAGATTGGGTAAGGAAGTATAAAGCAGATGGTCTTGACGGATTAAAGGAATCCAGAGGATGTAAAGCTTACTCAGAGGATCTGCAGCTGGCTGCAATCAGAGATGTATTATCCGGTAGTCATTCTATACGAGAGGCAACAAAGAAGTATCATATTTCTAGTAAAAGTGTTTTGACGAGATGGATCTCCAAGTATACTAATGGGGTAGAAATAAAATCTACTCGTAAAGTATCTCGTATGAACAAAGGACGTAAAACCACTTTCGAAGAACGCATTGAAATTGCACAGTATACGATCGCAAATGATCTGGATTATCAGAAATCCATGGAGAAATATGATGTTTCTTATTCACAGGTGTACGCATGGGTTCGTAAATATAAATCTGGCGGTGAGGAAGCCCTCAAGGACAATCGCGGTCGTAACAAGCCTGCGGAAGAGTTGGATGATCATGAACAACTCTAG
- a CDS encoding IS3 family transposase has product MAKEVKLRYDKRKGVLGYRQIRTQLNRKLKKSYNKKRYYRIMRALELKAVIRRKRPNYVKSSAIHVAENGMNREFHADSPI; this is encoded by the coding sequence TTGGCCAAGGAAGTGAAACTTCGCTATGACAAGAGAAAGGGTGTACTTGGTTATCGTCAAATCCGCACACAATTGAACCGGAAACTCAAAAAGAGTTACAACAAAAAACGTTATTATCGAATCATGCGCGCTCTTGAATTAAAAGCGGTGATTCGCAGGAAACGACCGAATTACGTGAAATCCTCTGCAATACATGTGGCTGAAAATGGGATGAACCGCGAGTTTCACGCGGACTCTCCAATTTAA
- a CDS encoding DDE-type integrase/transposase/recombinase produces MKYGNGRKAYLSAIVDVYDNSIVSWVLSPSNNKKLVMDTVNKAYWRNPGVTPLLHSDRGFQYTSHEYSLLQLKYGFTKSMSRVSRCLDNQPIERFWGTFKAESFYLRKHHTYEDVLKDVRNYIHYYNNYRYTERLSGLSPSEYQKQAA; encoded by the coding sequence TTGAAGTATGGGAATGGTCGTAAAGCCTATCTGAGTGCTATCGTTGATGTATACGATAACTCCATCGTTTCATGGGTGTTAAGCCCCTCCAACAACAAAAAACTCGTCATGGATACGGTGAATAAGGCCTACTGGAGGAACCCGGGTGTGACTCCACTTCTGCATAGCGACAGAGGCTTCCAGTATACTTCACATGAATACAGTCTACTTCAGCTTAAGTACGGTTTTACTAAAAGTATGTCTCGGGTGAGCCGATGTCTAGATAATCAACCCATTGAACGATTTTGGGGTACATTTAAGGCAGAAAGCTTTTATCTAAGGAAACACCACACCTATGAAGACGTTCTCAAAGACGTGAGAAATTATATCCACTACTACAACAATTACCGCTATACAGAGCGTTTAAGTGGCCTGTCTCCCAGCGAATATCAAAAACAAGCTGCATAA
- a CDS encoding DedA family protein, whose protein sequence is MKETVFSLLADYGYYALYSLLALGIIGLPIPDETLMAFVGSMTMHGGPMNFWASLAVAYAGTMTGMTISYTVGRKVGKPFLYKYGKWMKLTPARLQKAENWFRKYGLWTVGFGYFVPGVRHFTCYLAGMSGVKWWKYLLYAGSGALVWCVTFLLLGRWIGRNFDRVLHMFHRYTGVTLGILGGLLILGLIVYLVFKRKKKQRNHM, encoded by the coding sequence TTGAAGGAAACGGTTTTTTCTTTACTTGCGGATTATGGTTATTACGCCTTGTACAGCCTTCTGGCGTTAGGAATTATCGGACTTCCTATCCCGGATGAAACTTTGATGGCGTTTGTTGGGTCGATGACTATGCACGGGGGTCCCATGAATTTTTGGGCATCTTTGGCAGTGGCTTATGCCGGAACGATGACAGGTATGACAATCAGCTATACGGTTGGAAGAAAAGTAGGCAAGCCCTTTTTGTATAAATATGGGAAATGGATGAAGCTGACACCGGCCAGGCTACAAAAAGCGGAGAATTGGTTCCGTAAGTACGGCCTTTGGACAGTAGGCTTCGGCTATTTTGTTCCGGGGGTAAGGCATTTTACTTGTTATCTGGCTGGAATGAGCGGAGTGAAATGGTGGAAATATTTGCTTTATGCGGGCAGCGGGGCTTTGGTATGGTGTGTTACTTTCCTGCTATTGGGCAGATGGATCGGCAGAAACTTTGATCGCGTTCTTCATATGTTTCACCGTTATACTGGAGTTACCTTAGGAATTTTAGGAGGTCTGCTGATACTGGGGCTTATCGTATATCTGGTATTCAAACGAAAAAAAAAACAGCGTAATCACATGTGA
- a CDS encoding YkvI family membrane protein: MFEEQLGIDSKVGALIIIMLTYFILTKGIRGIMTVNTIVVPCMILFSLLVVATTWGTPGSGNWLRITTDFSPVYSWLSPFLYTSFNLATAQAVLVPLGAQVQDRKVLIRGGILGGCMIGVLIMGAHYAMSAQMPDISQFDIPMGSILDHVGGIWQMLFLFIIYAEIFTTFLSNAYGLSLQIQQHSRLGFRVILLMVLTICFLLSHIGFKTLLTWLYPLFGFISLIWFILMLRKKDPVHHT, from the coding sequence GTGTTTGAAGAACAGCTTGGAATTGATTCTAAAGTGGGGGCTTTGATTATTATAATGCTCACCTATTTTATCCTGACGAAAGGAATCCGGGGGATTATGACTGTCAATACGATTGTAGTTCCCTGCATGATCTTATTCAGCCTTCTTGTTGTAGCTACTACTTGGGGAACACCAGGTTCCGGTAACTGGCTGCGCATTACAACGGATTTTTCTCCGGTATATTCCTGGCTATCCCCCTTCCTGTATACAAGTTTTAACTTAGCTACAGCACAAGCTGTTCTCGTCCCGCTGGGGGCCCAGGTTCAGGACAGAAAAGTTCTGATAAGAGGCGGAATTCTAGGGGGTTGTATGATTGGCGTATTGATTATGGGAGCCCATTATGCGATGTCAGCACAAATGCCGGATATATCCCAGTTTGACATTCCCATGGGAAGCATTCTGGATCATGTAGGCGGTATATGGCAGATGCTGTTTTTGTTTATTATTTACGCTGAAATTTTTACTACTTTCCTCTCCAATGCTTACGGACTTAGTCTGCAAATCCAGCAGCACAGCCGGCTTGGCTTCCGGGTTATCCTGCTGATGGTGCTGACCATATGCTTCCTGCTAAGCCATATCGGATTCAAGACGCTGCTTACCTGGCTCTATCCGTTGTTTGGTTTCATTAGCTTGATCTGGTTTATCCTTATGCTCCGGAAAAAAGATCCTGTCCATCATACATAG